TCCATCATATATGCATCCAGGGGAATCTTTACTgcaaaaacacaatataaaaaGCACTAAAAATAATTAACCAACACATCACTATCTTGTTATCTTCTTAACCTGAGGAATATTACAAGTGATACCtcacaacataacttggcattATGCTATGAATGTTCAAACTTGTTGACAGATGACAGATAGCTCCACTTAAGATTCACCTGAACTAAGGAGATTGGCCGATTTAGTTTTCCTTCATCCAATCAGAAGGCTCTTACACCCTATGTTACAATCTATTGGTTGATCGTGCATTCATCATGATGCCGATAAAGTTCAATATCCAGAAATAACAAACCAATAACTTTTTTTGAGACCCAGCCACACAAAAGATAAAATCATCAAGCAACAATTCAAGGTGCTATGATAGAATGGAACAGCCATCTCAAAGTACATGGAAGTCATTCAAAGTTTCATGATTTGTAAGCCAAATGGTGTGCCATGTGACATAGTGCCATAACAAATATATATGCCATCTTTCCAAATAATGCCTATTTGGAAAGGCCCATCAACATATATGTAGTATTATCCTCAAAATATTTTGTTGCCCTGCCTTCGTAGATAATCAATGAGCTGAATGAGTATGTGTAACATTCATCTGAGCCGGGCGAACTATGCTAAAAGTCAACATAAATGCAGGCAATAACTTAAGTCACAGACTAAATGCAATAGATTATGAACTGAATTGAGTACATAGCTTTATTTAAttctttaaaagaaacaaaaaaaaaaagcccctTAAAAGGTCCATGATAGAGAGAATTTGGAGAACCCAAAACAAGCCATGATAAGTTCAAATAAGGACTTTATAAATTGATGACTCACCACTGGCCTTGACATGTGAGCCATTGTCTGCAGCCACCATTTTCTGAGGTGGCAGTGGTCCCTTATGGTGGGTCCAACGATTAAATGAACATCGGAACCAAACTTCAGGTTTGCCATTCAGAATAGTGTTGGCCGGATTATAAAAAATAGTTGCAGTGCTTCCAGCTTGTACATGAAGAGGCTCAGTATAAACAATATCTTTTTGGGACAGCAGAAACCTTTTCAAAGTTCTGTCCTTAGTATCAACTTTCATCAGTGCTGTTCTTTCAGCCTGTCacgagagaagaaaagagaaaatagcttctaattaaaattaaaagcaAAAATACACAATTTAAGttgaaattgatcaaaatatgaACGTGTGAAAAACTTAAGTTTCAGCCTAAGCTTCATGACAATAGTCCAAAATGACTCACTTGACATAAACAAAACAAGCACTGAACCAGTCCTGGCAGACCACAATACCAGAACTCAAGTAACTGGTCACCATCATTCTAGCCTTGTCCCAAACTGTTTGGGTTTGGCTAGATGATACCAATCCAAGAGAGGAATTGATGAAACTCCACAGTGGACGTAAACAAAACAAGCACttaatcaatctttcttttgaTGAACATATTAGTGCTACTGACTAAATTTTCAAAAGGATGTAAAACAATACTTTGAAGAAAATAAACAGCACAATCTTGCATCATCACTTTGTCACAATAAGTTCCATTTTCAATCTAACCAATTTTGAAGCAAATACTATGTGAGCTGACCTTGGCACGTGCAGCCTCctctctcaattttctctcCTTCTGAAGTTTCCTAAACATCTGACGCTCTTCCTCGACCCAGTACAGTTCGTCGGGAATGCTTTTAGGGACAACGGCATGAAAGTCTTGACGATTGTTATTATCATAAACAATGGCATGCTGTGGTGGTCCATCAGCAAGGACCCAATCCAAGACAATGGCTCGATCAGGTACAGCAACTGCAGAAAGAACAGTCCATCAAGAGAATGATATCAGACAACATGCACCAATGCCACCAACAGGAAATTCTACCAGAATGCTCAAATGGAGCAAGTATACTGGCAAAATAACCTCTATTGTCATACAGAACTTTTAGTGACCTCTCTCCCAACTCCCAAGGCCCACCTAGACCCAATAAAGATAGTGACATGAAAATCAGGCCCACTTCTATATAGAACTTTTGGCATACATACACTGACATGAAAATCCATTTTTGTCATATTATATTTCCAAAAGATACAAGTGCAAACATTCTTAACAGCAGCTGTCTCCTATTTCAGATTCTCTTTATAATTGCACAATGGTTGCTTTCAACAGTCATATGCTGCTAGCCATACCATTTACCATCAGCAACACTTATAGGTGAGTCTTCATTACGTGAAGATAGTATTTATTTACTTATTGTATTCTTCTTATCTTTTTGGTCCATCAAAGTCACACTGAACCTACGGAGCCGGCAGAAGTAGACGTCGTTGATTCCATCCCCACCCTTCAACCTCAATGAGATTTGAAGCTAAGGACCTTGTAGTAATTCTTACGATCAAACCATCAAGGTATAAACCAGTAGCCCCCAACCacacaaaatatgccaattacatttttcctttttacagaacaaaggaaaaatagaattcAAAGCTATCAAGTTTCACATGCCAACAGTTGGGATTGTGTGAGCAAAGTACTTATTTATTTCACCCTATAGATGTCTGTAACCATATCAAAGCTCAGTAAACAACAGATAGATACCACAATGAAAGTAAGGAAAAAATATACACTAGCACGTACCTTTAACATACCACCAGTCACCATCCTTTTCCTCAGAGCTTACCAGCTTCTCAATGATGGACAATCCATCTTTCCAATTATTATACCCACCATGAAGCCAAATTTCATTCGCATCAGCAAGAGGACCAGAGCGTTTGTTATAGTATATACTGACCAAGTCCTCACCTTGGAACTCACTAGGTTCAATGTACCAAACATTAGTGACAGACCTTTCAGCATTGTGAATCAACTTTTGCAGTATTTCTCGTCTCCTTTCAATCTCTACCTTTGCCTGTGCTCTATCCGCTTCAACAACAGCCTCCTCGGCTTCCCTTCGCTTCTGCTCTTCTGCTTGTCTTTCCCTTTCAGCTTGCTCCTTGGCAAGATTCTCTAGTTCCCTGTGTTTCTCCTCAAGCAAGAAATCCTCAAAGGCAAGCACATCCATTCCACCTTCCACGGGTATGCAGAAATTTTTTGTGTCATTATTGTCATATACATCATGCCCATTGAAGAACACAAAGTCTATCTTATATGCTTCCTCGGGAACGTGAAGCTGACAGGACCACCAGTCCCCTTTTAGATGGGTCTTGTTCAATCTAATGGTAAAAGCTTTCCGTCGCCAATCATTGGAAGCTCCCATTATTAGAACATCTGGCTCATTTCTCAGAGTAGAGAGACTCCTATTAAGGAACACTTCTATATGTTGATTGGGTCTCACCACTTGAGGGTAAACAAACCATTTTATCCCCCTTAAGAAGTTCTCCTCAGCAAGCCTCTCAATTTCCTGTTTCCGCATGTTTTCTTCCATCTCCAGTTTTAATTTTAGAGGATGAGAGTAATCTTCGGTTTCGTCAACCTCAGTTGTTTCCCCTTCTAGGAAATCATCACTTTCAACAGCAGCAAGAGACTTTTCTTCCAAGGAAGTTTCATTCGCAGCATTCCCCCTATCACTTCCATagatggtttcttttttttgtaaaacACCCACAGTCTCAGAAACTCTGTTTATACTTCCATTTTCCACATTTTGAGTGCTTCTAGAAACAGGTAATTTTTTGCTAACTGGTGGTATTTGCTCAGTAAGTTTAAAACCATCGACTCTTTCATCTTCATGCTTCTTCTCCTGCAAAGATTCAATCTCTGGATTTTCCGGAGTGCCAGCTTTCTGGTTAGGTCCAACATGCTCAATCGATGTAGTAGTACTTACAACCTCATCGATATCACCATTATCTTTTTGATCCCTCTTCTGCATGCTTCTTCCTACCTGTGTTTTAGGCCTGAAACCCTTTGGACGAGTCGCAGGACTTTTAGACCTTGGAATTGGCGCTCTTCTTTGCCTTTTCTTCGAAAAATCTATTTCAGTGAAAGGAAAGGTCATTCAAAGAttgataaggaaaaaaaaaaccaacatacTAACCttaaattatagaaaaacaaaatctaGGTAATCCATTAACCTGCACTAGCGGTGATTCTAAGCGATACCCTACATCCTGGGCCCTCGCTACACCATGAAGTGAACTGGAATCAAatgaatataaaaacaaaaattcagTATGATATTGAACTCCAAACTGCAATGGCATGCTGAGCAGAAGTGACTTGGATATGATCAACAGTCGAACAGGAATTATGTCCTCAGTCAAAGAAGCACTTAGATGattcttaaattttaaatagagATCAAATACCCAGTAAAATACAACATGAACTTGCAACAAATATATGATATAATCCCAAAACACCCAAAAGGCAGACCATGAGAGCAAGATTAACAGCCTATCATTCTCAATGAACGTTTGATCAACAAGTCACAAACTTGTATCGAAAATAACGTAAAATCCCAATCAGATATATACATTAAGTTTTATAACTCGTTCATTCCAATCAATCAATGAATCTATTGACAAACACCATGAGAAACTAAAAGGCACACACAATACAAGCACATATTCCTCTGATCAAGATTATAACTTACCACCGGTAAAGATTGAGTAACTCTTCCAAAAGAGAGAGACCCAACACATGGTTTTATCTTGTAATGGGTTCTGTCGTTCAAAACAGCTGCTCTGCCACTGAATGGTCCCTGTGCTTGCAAACCCACTtccatggcttccactaccaAAAACCCAGAAGAGAATGTTTGTTTGCTTCCCCAATCCACCACCCAATAAGTATTTACTGATCCACTGATCGCAGGAAACCAAGACGTCCGCTATTCCTATATGGAATTCATatcttcagaaaaaaaaaataatttaaccaGAAATCTAATTGAAGTATAACAGTGCCAATTGTGTAGACTGTAGAGAGTCCTCGCTTTCCTAGAACTCCAGCCATAGTTTCTAATACATACACTCTCGTGTACTAAACTTAATGTGCACATGTCATATAGACCGTTCATTTGCAATCATCGTCGATCTGTCGGTGTTGATAAAGTGGACCAAGATGGTATTTATGGGCGAGGGCGTAACGGATAGTAATcggataatatttttaaaattcgaAAAAAATTAGTTCAACACGGAGGCTGTTGGTCCGTGATGGGCTTAAATTAGTGGGCGATCAACTATGATTTAGTTCATCAAATGGGGACATGCCACGTGGCGAGAATCTAACAGAAGGCATGATTCGTAAATCGTATATACCCATCTATGCTCCTCCCTGCCTTCCGCAACGTCGTCGCATGACATGAAGTTGCCATTCTTAGTTCTTCTTACCCACGGTCAGAGGAATGCAATCCTCACTGGCAGGTAAAATTACAAGGATGAACCACCATTGATTTGATCTGAACTGTTAAATTGAGAGGAGTGTCTGGAGTGCAGATCCTTTGATGGTATGCCATGTAAAAATAgacaaaaatttgaaagaatGGAAGACAAGCGCCAGTGACAATATGAATAGCATATCCTGTAGACCATCCATACTGAATGTCAAAACAACTAGAAATAGTAAGCAACAGAGTTAGAGGATCAATTGATCACATTGTAAACATATATCACTGTAAACTGCCTTGCACGATGATTATTACCAATCCCAGGAAATCCTCACTTTTAGGAGTAACCACAGTGAAACTGAGCCAGGGCTTTAATACCATCCTATACATGCTTTGTTGTGCTGCACAATGAGCATCATATCCAATATATCCTGCATTATCAAGTGCACAGTTGTGTAACTGAAAAAATATGAATTCACCAGTTATGCTGAAGATCATATCATCAGGCCTATGGCAACCTAGTAACCCAACCTTAAATGAGGGAATCCAATAAAATGTTTGTTTATAAAGCAGAAAAGGAATTTTACATAACCATTATTGAGGGGTGCAATTCAATCTGTTGTACCATAAATAACTGATTGGAAGTAGATTTCGGTTACCTTCCGAAGAGAATCATCAGAACGCTCAGTGCTGAAACTGCAGCATCATGGCCTTCAAAACACCATATGCTGCAGCACAAAAGCCAGCTGCATTCCTTTCATTGACCAGATGTAAAGCCCCTTCTTCACCTCTATTTCTAACAAAGTTAGATGTAAGATCAACCAGGTTCAATCCATCTATTGCTCATCACTAAAAAGATCGAATTCTGTCACATGTCTAGCCTGAATGGAGGCACGGGCACCAATAGTTTTACTACACATTTTTTAGCAAGGCTTGACATCAACAGCATTTTCAAGCATTCCCACACAGACAAAAAGCCTCAATAAATACATCAGACACCCTAGTGAACAAGTTGTAagcttcattttcattttccagCACAAGGACTTCAAAAAAATCACGGATTTGAAAACCAGGTTAATGCTTCTCTTTTTTAATGAGTTCCAACTATAAAGAATACAACCTTTTATGCAATCTCTGTAACAGAATATTCTCACAATTGCAGCATATGTAGAGATTCCATATCAAAACCCATTTTCTTCCAACTGGAAAAAGAACGATCATGCATCAGTAGGTTCATTCCTCAAATAATTCAAAGTTTCCACAACTTCGACTGCATCTAATTCAGAGACTCTGCCTTTTCTCGTGGGCCTTGCTATGGATATAggaggtgtgtgtgtgtgttcctCTACAGCTTGATTTGACCAAGCTGAATTTAAAAGGGTAAGACATGGGATCGAGCAGGATGGTATTAGCAAATAGAAAGTGATCTTTCATACACTGTCTACAAGAAACTAATTTAACAATTGATACCCACATGTGCTTAATAGTCTGCAAGAAACAACTTTGACGGTTTATACACAAGTTTATAGACAGATAgaataaaagaaacaaacatgATGACCGACACCCACACGTAAATCAAAAACATAGTAGAAAAAGAAATGGTGAACAGATGGAGATAGAAGAAGCGTGAATGACGAAGGAACTTACTTGATTGTTTCGGCTCCAACGAAATTGAGAGTCCTGGCCGCCACTTTGAGCCTGGAATTTGCTTCTGCTAGCCACTTTTCGATGTAAAGTGTAAAAGCCTCTTCTTAAACCCCTAACAAGACCATATAGACCATGACCCATGTAGGCCAAAACCCACTTCGGGCAATCTAGTCTCTGATTTAGCAAAGGCTTCCCGTCCTTTCAATCTTAGGCTCTCTAAACCGTTGTCCAATTTGTCATCCCATATCAACATATGGATACTAACAAATGATTCAGAGACAATTATCTACCACGACAGAACATACACAATCGTATACTGGTTTAATCATAaaagaaacaaaccaaacaGCAGTCGAAGAAATcgaaacataaaattgaaatacGGCAAAATTCCACAATGTTTTCAGAAACCCTAATGAAATTCCAGATCCATCTCGTAACATACTGAATataaaaattgaaacataaaagCCGGAATCTTTTTTATCCACCAAAACCTACTGAGTCAATGTTTGATTCAATCAACACTCTGCATAATGTCTTCAGCAGTGAACTTGGTGCCCTTGTCCTTATCGGCCGCAGCACGCCCCTTGGCTTTGCGGTCGAGGAGCGACTTCCGGTCCTTGTCAAGGCGGAGCTTGGTGATGACGACCTTTGAGGGGTTGATGCCAACGTTGACGGTTTGCCCGTTGACCTTCTCGCGAGTTGCGCGCTCGATGTGAATGAGCCACTTGCGTCGGTAAACCTGGACGACTTTGCCTTCGCGTCCCTTGAAATGGCCACGGACCACCTGCACCTCGTCGTCCTTACGTACCGGCATCGACCGCACGTTGTACTTCTGGCGAAGGTCGGCCGAGAGCGGCGCACTCATCAGTATGCGCCGGACGCTCGACGGCGCCGTGAAGTGCGCCTTGCGATTCTTGCGGCGTGAAGAGGAGACCCTGGGATTGAACTTCATCTTGGCTACCTCTCTGTGTGCGCGGGTCGACGTGGTGGCGGCAGTTAgggtttataatttataatgtgACGGACGGCGTCGTTTAAGAATAAGGGAACTAGGGCTATTCGTCTCGGTCCTAGTTTAATGGGCCCTCAAACCCAAATACATTGGGCTTCTAGTTTTGCTTCATTGGGTTTAAAAATGCAGCCCCGGCCCACAATAGGCGCATAGATTTTGCGAAAAACAAATCTTTACCAGAAccatataatatttttaattttttaattaaacatgCGATTGACCCACGAATTGATCCAGTAACTCGGTCCCTCGCTCAGATCAGGCATAGTTTTTATGACATTGCCATATAGTGCTGCTAAGTAGGCAACTTTCTTGtgaaatgtcaaaagctcacaACATCTCTGTTACAAAATACATTTCATTTCTCCCCAAAGTTTATACGCAATTGAGAAATTACAATGCAAAAATTATGTTTATCTCATTACTATTGTTCTTAGATAAAGCATATTTTGAATAAATAAGGAAGCATTCACAACAAAGTCCACCTACTAAAGAAGCAGAGTAACTTGTGAGGCCTGGTGTCCTGACAGTGGAGATCCAGAATTCACTAGCTTAAAGCATTGGCACCAGCAACAATCTCCAATATCTCCCCAGTAATCTTGGCCTGGCGCTGCCGATTGTATACGAGTGAGAGGTTCTTCTTCAGTTCCATTGCATTATCAGTAGCATTGCTCATTGCAGTCATCCTGGCAGCAAGTTCACTAGCTAATGATTCCTGCAATGCTCTCAAAATCTGGCTGTTTAGGTACAGAGGCAATAAGGCATCAAGAATCTGAACTGGGTCCTGCTCAAACTGCAGAATTGGAGAGAAATTATCTGTCTGAGTCCTCACTGCTTCCCTCTCCACAGTCAATTTCCCTTCTTTTGTTGTCAGTCTAAAGAACTCATCATCAGCTGCATCAACACAGTTCCCATTCAAATCACATATCTCTCCCTTTGGTGATAGTGGTAGCAAAGTATGGATTACAGGATTAGACTTAACCAATGACACAAACTTGGTATACAGGAGTTCAACCTTATCAACCTCTTCACTAACAAAGAGTGAAAACACATCATCTGCAATTGCCTGAGCTTCTTTAGCTGTTGGCAATGACCCTCCCTCGATAAACTTATCAACAGGAATGTAAGGTCTCCTTATAAAATAAGAATTACCCTTCTTTCCCACACTTATTACTGTATAATCAACACCAAGATCTTTCAATTGTGCAATCCTAGCTTCTGCTTTCTTGATGATATAATTGTTGAAACCACCACAAAGACCACGGTCACCAGTGACAACCACCAAAGCAACTTTCTTGACAGGCCTAATTTTGGTGAGGGGAGTATCAACGTCCTCAGTCTGGAGCTGCTCATTGATGTTGTAAAGAACCTCTACAAGGGTCTCTGAGAAGGGTCTTCCATTGACAACAGCTTCTTGTGCTCTCCTCACTTTGGCTGCAGCAACAAGCTTCATGGCCTCAGTGATCTTCTGCGTATTCTTAACTGAATCAATACGAACACGAAGCTCTCGAAGACCGCACTGAATCCGAGTCACAGAGGAGGATCTGGAGGGGCTGCTGGGGAATAAATTCTGGTTAGGAAATTGAAACTGGCTGATAGAGGAACGGAAGGAGAGGGAGGAGGGGTCAGAAAGGGAGGGTTTTGAGGAAATCCACATTGTTAGATTTGAGCATGACATGGTTTTCCGTGTCTGAATTGCTCCAGATACTACGAGAAGAGAAGAAGGATATCTTTCTGTCAGAGGCTTATCTTTTTCATGCGTTGAGTGGCTTTGGTAAATTGGAAGCAAAAGAGAAGAATGAGTGGAGGGAGGAGGAGGGAGTGGATGAGGTTTTGGGATAAGGATTTTGACCGTTGGAGATTGCTTTGGGACAGCAATTTTGATTAAGGTGGGGTCCAATCTGATGTGGCGTGATCTCAGTGGGGTTACTGGATTTTATGGAGCTTGATACTTCACATGCCCAGAAAGCTAAGCTATGGATTAACTGCTTTGCATTGCAAATTTACTAGGCTGACCAGCAATAGAAATATCTAATATTACAAAACCAAAAATTTGATGCAGTAAATGTCTTACTCTCATTAACACATCACTTGCAACTGAACATTGGAGCTCAATTCCAAATCCCTGGCACAGAATTTACAGCATCTAACATTCAGCCAATCCTGAAATGTGTCGCAGTCAGCTGCTTTGGGAGTACTGATGAGCCAATAGAGGAGGaagttccaaagcttcaagggccACAGATTTCCTACCAGCAACTCCATTGGTCTGAATTTCATATTGTATCAATATCAATGCAGCATCAGAGAAATTCAGCAGATGATGTGAAGCGCCCTCATTCTATTGTTGAAGGTCATCATTGTCTTGGTAGGGAAGACTGTCTTGTGAAAAAGGGTTCACTGTATGGGTTAAAACGCGTTCCCTGCATTTAAGATTTTACCAAATTTCTGTAAAAAAATGAAGATAGAACATAACATCAAAATTCACAGATGAATCTGTGATGCAAAAGACAACCAATATACAAGTTCAAGTTTGAGAAccaaaatgaagaaataaaattctATGATCTTTCTTACCAACTGATGTCGTGCTCACTTGCATGAATGATTAATAGGTAAGGCCCAAGAAAATCATTCCGCGATCAGGATTTGTGGCATTCAGGCAAGTGAACCGAAATCCTGTGAGATCGTTTACCTTTTCGAGTTCCTGAACACAGGAAAGGGTAAGTTTACGAATCAGATAAAGTTATGAGCAGTTGCATTATCACAAAAATCACACGGGAAAAAAATGAATGTCACATAATACACAGCAGCAGATCAGCTTCAAGTTTTCTTTAGGCTAGTGTAGATAAAGCAAAGAACAGGGAGATTAACAAGAATTTGTGTCAGAATAACATGCACAGCATCAAAAAATTACACATTatccaataattttttattaagattGGCAGATCCTCAAATGAATGAAGTTCTATAAGTAGAAGCAAGGATGGATGACCAGCAGCTTTATCCTACATCAGACAATTAGGAGGAAGAAAACTTACAGTTTGTACCCATGCTGGGTACCAATGAAGCTCATTCATCACTTTAAGACTTGAAACTCAGTGcttttcatcttgaagaagagGGCTAACAATGGCATTGTAAGTTTGGCTATCAGGATTTACACCCTTAAGGAGCATAAAATCATGCAACTCGATGATTTCCTCCGGAGTGCTGTTCTTATAGGAACTGGTGATAAGAGTAGTGTAAGTTATATTATTAGGAAGTATGCCCTGCACAACCATCATGTCTACAAGTTCTTTTGCCTGTTGAATACACCCAAACTTGCACAAACAGTTTATCAATATATTGTAGGTGACCCTGCTCATTAAGATTCCAGTACTTCTCATTTCCTCAGACAAAGCAAACGCCTCATCAACCTGCCTGCTAATGCAATACCCATGCATCAAAGAGTTATAGCTTATAGCGTCAAGCATACCCATCTTTTGTAGTGCATCTACCATAAGTTTTGCAACATCCACTGACACGCCTTTGCATAAACCACTTAAAATAGAATTGTAAATTACCAAATTAGGTTTTTCCCCCATCGTTATCATTTTGTCATACACCCGAACTGCACTCTCTATTTTCCCTTCCTTGCAGTATCCATCAACCAGAGTCCCATATGTAACCGGATCAGGAATTAATCCCCGAACAAACATACTGGCTAAAAGTTGCTTGGCACCCTCCAAATTCCTGTTTCTGCACATATAATGGATCAGAATATTGTAAGGAAATGCCTCTTCAACAACATTCTTATCTAGAACCCTGCGAAGAAAGTTTAAGGCCTTAGTCACATGTCCATTACGGCAAAGACCCTTTGTGAGGATAGAGTATGTGAATTGATCAGGGCATACTTGTTTATCAACCATGTCAGACAACAGGAATGAAGCTCCATGGATATCCCCTTCCTCATAAAACCAATTGATGATTGAATTGTACACAACAGCATTGGGTGGAATTCCGCATTCCACCATTTCATCACACAAGTTGAGCGCCTTATCTAAACTCCCCATTCGTGAATAGCCATCAATCAAAGTTGCATAGGTCCTTACATTGGGCTGGATACCCATCTTGACCATTTCATCCCTCACTTCTTTAGCTGCTTCCAGTCTCTGTATTTTGCTAAACCCTTTGATAAGACAATTGTACGTTATTATATTGGGTATAACTCTATCCCATGACATCATTCCCATCTTCCTAACAAGCTTCAATGCAACTTCCATGTCCCCCATAGTGCAAGCTCCATCTATGATAATGTTAAAAGTCACAACATTAGGCTGAATATTACTCTTCAACATTCGATAAAATACTGATATTGCTTCTAATAATTTGCATTCCTTACAAAAAGCATAAATCACTAAATTTAGGGTATTCACGTTTTCAATATACCCGTAGGAAAGCATTTCCCTGTAACATCTCCAAAATCTATCAATCTCATTCAACTTTACCAGATGATTTAAAAAGTTATTCCATGCATGAATTGTCACCCAAATGCCTTTCACTTGCAGCTTCTTGATTACTTCATAGGCAACGTCAATAGCCCCAGTTTCAGAACAAGCCCTCACTAATGTGTCGAACACTGCTGGATCCGCATCAAACGATTCATAACTATCAAGCAAAGCGTCCAATATCTCCAAGGGAGAAAACCCATTAATATGCATAAAGTCTTCCAAGAGAGATAAGGCATCCTCAAATCTCCTCGACTTGACCAACACATGAATCACAGGGCAACAAGACTCTAATGAGATCTGAAACCCCTTTTCCTTTCCAACCCAGTCATAGAATCGCAAAGCCAACTGCGGCGAGTTCTGAAACTCGCAAATAACACGACTGACCAATGAATTTGTGATACTGGGCAACATTTGGTCCAAGAATTTCCATCTCTTCTGTTTGATGTTGACACAGATAGCTCCAAAAACAATATCCTCCGCACTAGGGTTTGAGAAGTGTTTCCCAGCGTGAAAACCCCGTATCAAATGATAACTTCTCTTAGGTAAACAAAAGCTCAAAAACATAGAATACTTGAGACCCAATTCACCAAAGGTCCTTTTACTGCATATATAACaataagggggaaaaaaacataaaagataGTAAGAGAAACCTACAACCATAGACGTTCCTGATATATTATCAATAAATACAGCATACTCGAACGGAAGCATATAACGCTAATTTTATCAAAACGGAACTCGACCAGAAAAACCCTAACAAAAAATGAGATTAGCAGAACCACGACAGCATAAAAGAAGGAAATTTCCCTGCATCATTGCAATAAACTTCCTTTATACGAACCACCGGAAAAATTTGGAACTTTTAAAATGATGGAAAAGAAGAGGCAAAAAAGACTGAAGCTTacctttcaaattttttaaccTTCTCTCTTTCAGGACGGATAaagaagggagagagagagagagaggaggtaatagagggaagaagaagaagaagccatcTTTTCTGTTTTTCGCGTCAAGTATTGGGCCTATAGGGCTTTGTTTCTTAGTCTCCTGGGCCCATTGACTCTCCCACCTGCCAAAATTATAGGGCTTTGTTGGAGAAGCCCAAACTTTTTTTACGAGAAACAATCAAACAGATCCCAAGAGAGCCCAAAAAGGTAGTCCATGAGGTCAATGGGCCCATAGCCGCTATGATTAGAAATGTGATAACTTTAGTCACATCCCGATTTTtttaaagacaccccgtcaactgattt
This genomic window from Tripterygium wilfordii isolate XIE 37 chromosome 9, ASM1340144v1, whole genome shotgun sequence contains:
- the LOC120005366 gene encoding starch synthase 3, chloroplastic/amyloplastic-like, whose protein sequence is MEVGLQAQGPFSGRAAVLNDRTHYKIKPCVGSLSFGRVTQSLPVFTSWCSEGPGCRVSLRITASADFSKKRQRRAPIPRSKSPATRPKGFRPKTQVGRSMQKRDQKDNGDIDEVVSTTTSIEHVGPNQKAGTPENPEIESLQEKKHEDERVDGFKLTEQIPPVSKKLPVSRSTQNVENGSINRVSETVGVLQKKETIYGSDRGNAANETSLEEKSLAAVESDDFLEGETTEVDETEDYSHPLKLKLEMEENMRKQEIERLAEENFLRGIKWFVYPQVVRPNQHIEVFLNRSLSTLRNEPDVLIMGASNDWRRKAFTIRLNKTHLKGDWWSCQLHVPEEAYKIDFVFFNGHDVYDNNDTKNFCIPVEGGMDVLAFEDFLLEEKHRELENLAKEQAERERQAEEQKRREAEEAVVEADRAQAKVEIERRREILQKLIHNAERSVTNVWYIEPSEFQGEDLVSIYYNKRSGPLADANEIWLHGGYNNWKDGLSIIEKLVSSEEKDGDWWYVKVAVPDRAIVLDWVLADGPPQHAIVYDNNNRQDFHAVVPKSIPDELYWVEEERQMFRKLQKERKLREEAARAKAERTALMKVDTKDRTLKRFLLSQKDIVYTEPLHVQAGSTATIFYNPANTILNGKPEVWFRCSFNRWTHHKGPLPPQKMVAADNGSHVKASVKIPLDAYMMDFVFSEREDGGLFDNKNGMDYHIPVFGGVIKEPPMHIVHVAVEMAPIAKVGGLGDVVTSLSRAVQDLNHTVHIILPKYDCLKFNNVKDFHYDRSYSWGGTEIKVWLGKVEGLSVYFLDPANRFFSTGCIYGCRNDGERFGFFCHAALEFLLQSGHHPDIIHCHDWSSAPVAWLFKDHYMHYGLSNARVVFTIHNLEFGANNIGKAMTYADKITTVSHTYSKEVAVNPLVAPHLQKFHGIINGIDPDIWDPYDDKFIPISYTSENIDEGKKAAKEALQERLGLRKIDLPLVGIITRLTHQKGIHLIKHAIGQTLDSGGQVVLLGSAPDPRIQNDFVNLANHLHSSHADRARLCLTYDEPLSHLIYAGADFILVPSIFEPCGLTQLVAMRYGSIPVVRKTGGLYDTVFDVDHDKERAEAQGIEPNGFNFDGVDAGGVDYALNRAITAWYNSRDWFNSLCKRVMEQDWSWNRPALDYMELYHATHK
- the LOC120005367 gene encoding 60S ribosomal protein L26-1-like, which translates into the protein MKFNPRVSSSRRKNRKAHFTAPSSVRRILMSAPLSADLRQKYNVRSMPVRKDDEVQVVRGHFKGREGKVVQVYRRKWLIHIERATREKVNGQTVNVGINPSKVVITKLRLDKDRKSLLDRKAKGRAAADKDKGTKFTAEDIMQSVD
- the LOC120005851 gene encoding ATP synthase gamma chain, chloroplastic; its protein translation is MSCSNLTMWISSKPSLSDPSSLSFRSSISQFQFPNQNLFPSSPSRSSSVTRIQCGLRELRVRIDSVKNTQKITEAMKLVAAAKVRRAQEAVVNGRPFSETLVEVLYNINEQLQTEDVDTPLTKIRPVKKVALVVVTGDRGLCGGFNNYIIKKAEARIAQLKDLGVDYTVISVGKKGNSYFIRRPYIPVDKFIEGGSLPTAKEAQAIADDVFSLFVSEEVDKVELLYTKFVSLVKSNPVIHTLLPLSPKGEICDLNGNCVDAADDEFFRLTTKEGKLTVEREAVRTQTDNFSPILQFEQDPVQILDALLPLYLNSQILRALQESLASELAARMTAMSNATDNAMELKKNLSLVYNRQRQAKITGEILEIVAGANALS